A DNA window from Aminipila luticellarii contains the following coding sequences:
- the lysA gene encoding diaminopimelate decarboxylase, translated as MNNKDFIFDGCNMTEIAAKYGTPLYVMSESSILKKCQEIKSDFLDKYPNTRAVFASKAFQTLEICRMVVQEGLGLDTVSGGEIYTAHKAGVPMEFLDFHGNNKTLEEIKMAVDYNVGRIVVDNLYELEALQEYAQKVNKKVKILFRITPGVDCHTHKFITTGQLDSKFGIPLENGILKDFIRRALDMENIELMGFHFHVGSQLATNESHLAALNIALDLMKDVKQTLGFETKELNIGGGFGIHYTGDDKTVKVSEFMDPIMNELYAKCDQYQLAVPQITIEPGRWIVGEAGVTLYTVGSIKEIPGIRKYIGVDGGMTDNIRPGLYGAKYQAVLANKMNQASKEKVTIAGKCCESTDILIYDMELPEVESGDTLAVFSTGAYCYSMSSNYNKIPRPAVVMVKDGKDRLIVKRETYEDMISREI; from the coding sequence ATGAACAATAAAGATTTTATTTTTGATGGCTGTAATATGACAGAGATTGCTGCTAAGTACGGCACACCCCTCTATGTAATGTCTGAGTCATCGATTCTGAAGAAATGTCAGGAGATCAAATCCGACTTTCTCGACAAATATCCAAACACTAGGGCGGTATTTGCCAGTAAGGCATTCCAAACCTTAGAAATTTGCAGAATGGTGGTACAGGAAGGGTTGGGGCTGGATACCGTATCGGGCGGTGAGATTTATACTGCCCATAAGGCTGGCGTGCCAATGGAGTTTCTGGATTTTCACGGGAACAACAAAACCTTAGAGGAAATCAAAATGGCGGTGGACTACAATGTGGGCAGGATAGTAGTAGATAATCTGTATGAGCTGGAAGCTTTACAGGAATATGCGCAAAAAGTGAACAAAAAAGTAAAAATCCTGTTCCGCATTACCCCCGGTGTGGACTGCCATACGCACAAGTTCATAACCACGGGACAGTTGGATTCAAAATTTGGAATACCACTTGAGAACGGCATATTAAAGGATTTTATCAGGCGGGCCTTGGATATGGAGAACATTGAATTAATGGGCTTTCATTTCCATGTGGGGTCACAGCTGGCTACCAATGAATCTCATCTGGCTGCCCTGAATATTGCACTTGATCTGATGAAGGACGTAAAGCAGACCTTGGGATTTGAAACCAAAGAACTCAATATCGGCGGGGGCTTTGGTATTCATTATACGGGGGACGATAAAACAGTAAAAGTCAGTGAGTTTATGGATCCGATTATGAATGAGCTTTATGCCAAGTGCGATCAATACCAGCTGGCAGTTCCGCAGATAACCATAGAACCGGGACGCTGGATTGTAGGGGAAGCCGGAGTGACCCTCTATACGGTGGGTTCTATCAAAGAAATCCCCGGAATCCGAAAATACATAGGTGTCGACGGCGGTATGACGGATAATATCAGACCGGGACTATACGGAGCAAAATATCAGGCGGTGCTCGCCAATAAGATGAATCAGGCCAGCAAGGAGAAGGTCACCATTGCGGGCAAATGCTGTGAAAGCACAGACATTCTGATCTATGACATGGAGCTTCCGGAAGTGGAGTCGGGAGATACTTTGGCGGTATTCAGCACGGGCGCATATTGTTATTCCATGTCCAGCAATTATAATAAGATTCCAAGACCCGCAGTGGTTATGGTAAAGGACGGAAAAGACCGGCTGATCGTAAAGAGAGAGACGTATGAAGATATGATTTCCAGAGAGATATAG
- a CDS encoding sigma-54 interaction domain-containing protein, whose protein sequence is MFNLDQLGIFTDMMKEGFIYIDKHSRIKLYNKKAKEIFGIDKSVGIGHPDGVIQKGDLVIIGDNCLGKDDGGLKPENLGKIGIYDENIQLADLFMGIGTFEDGRLRPIYQYYHPSESFRENFCLKAEVSGRSVSVEIDGKCITISFENKKFPMNYNNSIGHMVILDPNTFQVKFYQTSGYTARGEDTLDILNGKAYRAKGPAVNEFNVIGKKISSIHKDASAIKELCNIAQGQEDNYKEKFSEINGIPTLYSIFPVEINGKREGAVLQVEDISTLQNVIKERNDALAYVEEMKQIINDNALDCEGLAVIKGESRVMRNVKKLAYKASKSNSTVLLLGESGTGKSYLAETIHKASKEPEKPFIHVNCGAMPETLLESELFGYEKGSFTGANHEGKIGFFEKARGGTIFLDEIGDISLTAQVKLLGVLQNKSFFKIGGTTEIAADVRIIAATNKNLEEEIKKKKFREDLFYRLNVFPIWMPPLRERREDISNLCNQILSQICDKLQCGEKFISPAAQRILTSYGWPGNVRELENTLERAANIADGRIITENHLPSKITNNEYGSYTEKWKSFQDYMEEAEKRALLETLAYCGNDKKKAMQALKMGKTNFYQKIKKYGM, encoded by the coding sequence GTGTTTAACTTAGATCAACTGGGCATTTTTACAGATATGATGAAAGAGGGTTTTATTTATATAGACAAGCATTCCCGAATTAAGCTCTACAACAAAAAAGCAAAAGAAATTTTTGGCATAGATAAAAGCGTTGGGATAGGACATCCGGACGGGGTGATTCAAAAAGGAGATCTTGTTATTATAGGAGATAACTGTCTGGGAAAGGATGATGGCGGGCTAAAGCCCGAAAACCTTGGGAAGATTGGCATTTATGATGAAAATATTCAGCTGGCCGATCTGTTTATGGGGATTGGAACCTTTGAGGATGGCAGGCTCAGACCGATCTATCAATATTATCATCCGAGCGAAAGTTTTCGAGAAAATTTCTGTTTGAAGGCAGAAGTGTCAGGACGCAGCGTTTCAGTAGAGATTGACGGAAAATGTATCACTATATCTTTTGAAAATAAAAAGTTTCCAATGAACTATAATAATTCCATCGGACATATGGTCATCCTTGACCCAAACACCTTTCAGGTCAAATTTTATCAAACCAGCGGATATACGGCCAGAGGGGAGGATACGCTGGATATACTTAACGGAAAGGCATATCGGGCGAAAGGGCCGGCTGTCAATGAGTTTAATGTTATAGGGAAGAAAATATCCAGTATTCATAAAGATGCATCAGCTATTAAAGAGCTGTGCAATATTGCTCAGGGGCAAGAGGACAACTATAAAGAAAAGTTTTCTGAAATCAACGGCATTCCGACCCTATATTCTATTTTCCCTGTGGAGATCAACGGGAAAAGAGAAGGTGCCGTATTGCAGGTAGAGGATATTTCGACTTTGCAGAATGTCATTAAAGAAAGAAATGATGCGCTTGCTTACGTGGAAGAGATGAAACAGATTATTAATGATAATGCATTGGATTGTGAAGGTCTGGCCGTCATTAAAGGAGAGAGCCGGGTCATGAGGAACGTGAAAAAATTAGCGTATAAAGCTTCAAAGTCTAACTCTACCGTGCTGTTGCTGGGAGAAAGCGGGACAGGTAAGTCTTATCTGGCGGAGACCATTCATAAGGCCAGCAAGGAGCCGGAAAAGCCTTTTATTCATGTGAACTGCGGAGCCATGCCGGAAACCTTGCTGGAGAGTGAACTGTTCGGCTATGAAAAAGGATCCTTTACGGGCGCAAATCATGAAGGGAAGATTGGATTTTTTGAAAAAGCCAGGGGCGGAACCATATTTCTTGATGAAATCGGGGACATCAGCTTGACAGCGCAGGTGAAACTTCTGGGCGTACTGCAAAATAAAAGCTTCTTTAAAATCGGCGGGACAACAGAAATAGCGGCGGATGTTCGAATTATTGCAGCTACAAATAAAAACTTGGAAGAAGAAATTAAAAAGAAAAAATTTAGAGAAGATTTATTTTACAGATTGAATGTTTTTCCGATCTGGATGCCGCCTCTCCGAGAAAGAAGAGAAGACATCAGCAATTTGTGCAACCAGATTTTAAGCCAAATTTGTGATAAGCTTCAATGCGGCGAGAAATTTATCTCTCCGGCAGCTCAAAGAATACTGACCTCCTATGGCTGGCCCGGCAATGTCCGGGAGCTGGAAAATACTCTGGAAAGAGCCGCCAATATTGCGGATGGGAGAATTATTACCGAAAATCATCTGCCGAGTAAAATTACTAATAATGAGTATGGAAGCTATACCGAGAAATGGAAAAGCTTTCAGGATTATATGGAGGAAGCGGAAAAGAGGGCTTTATTGGAGACTTTGGCTTACTGCGGCAACGACAAGAAGAAAGCCATGCAGGCCTTAAAGATGGGAAAGACAAACTTTTATCAAAAAATAAAAAAGTACGGCATGTAA
- a CDS encoding nitroreductase family protein: MELQAIIEKRQSIRHYLEGGIPDADLEDIIKAAATAPSGKNTQNWHFIAIKNRKVIQRIADAISEKNESICLEMDKVDKEKADRFRKFCKNFTVFWRDTAPAIILTMATVYVPSGYNEYKLIGAEQELLLDLMGYRNPGMQSVGAACENLTLKAIDLGYGTCWLTSANYAAAEIEQILKEEIGFEKDGYFFVNMFAIGLPQANQKSPAKKALEEVYTLVK; encoded by the coding sequence ATGGAACTACAAGCTATTATTGAAAAGAGACAAAGTATCCGGCACTATTTGGAGGGCGGCATTCCCGATGCCGATTTAGAAGATATAATCAAGGCGGCAGCTACTGCCCCGTCAGGGAAGAATACACAAAACTGGCATTTTATTGCCATAAAGAACAGAAAAGTTATTCAGAGAATAGCAGACGCCATTTCTGAGAAAAATGAATCCATTTGTTTGGAGATGGATAAGGTCGATAAAGAAAAGGCAGACCGATTCAGAAAGTTCTGTAAGAATTTTACGGTCTTCTGGAGAGATACGGCTCCTGCCATTATCTTGACCATGGCTACAGTCTATGTTCCTTCCGGATATAATGAATATAAATTAATTGGCGCAGAGCAGGAGCTTCTTTTGGATTTGATGGGCTACCGAAATCCCGGTATGCAAAGCGTCGGCGCAGCTTGTGAAAATCTTACCCTTAAAGCGATCGATCTGGGCTACGGAACCTGCTGGCTGACCAGTGCAAATTACGCTGCAGCCGAAATCGAGCAGATTCTTAAGGAAGAAATCGGCTTTGAAAAGGACGGCTATTTCTTTGTGAATATGTTCGCCATCGGCCTTCCTCAGGCAAATCAGAAAAGCCCGGCAAAGAAAGCTCTGGAGGAAGTATATACTCTTGTAAAATAA
- a CDS encoding ABC transporter ATP-binding protein, giving the protein MLKIEQMRKTFGRGTINEKVAIDGLSLHLEPGEFVTVIGSNGAGKSTLMNCVSGVFPIDSGKVSLDGRDITGWPEFKRSRMIGRVFQDPLKGTAFDMSIEENLSIAYNKNHVHGLQAGISKKQREIFREKLSLLGMGLEDRMKQKAKLLSGGQRQALTLFMAVMSNPKLLLLDEHTAALDPGAAAKVLELTDYLAQEEKLCTMMITHNMKAALEHGNRTILMKEGRIVMDVSGEDRKEMSVEKLIEKFEIDNDRMLL; this is encoded by the coding sequence ATGTTAAAAATAGAACAAATGAGAAAAACCTTCGGAAGAGGCACCATTAACGAAAAGGTTGCGATAGATGGCTTGAGCCTGCATTTAGAGCCGGGAGAATTTGTGACGGTAATCGGCAGTAATGGGGCCGGTAAATCGACCCTTATGAATTGCGTATCCGGTGTATTTCCCATTGATTCGGGCAAGGTGAGCTTAGATGGACGGGATATAACGGGATGGCCTGAATTTAAACGTTCAAGAATGATAGGACGGGTATTTCAGGATCCGCTGAAGGGCACGGCTTTTGATATGAGCATTGAAGAAAATCTTTCGATTGCCTATAATAAAAATCATGTTCATGGGCTTCAAGCTGGAATCAGTAAGAAGCAAAGAGAGATTTTCAGAGAAAAACTGTCCCTGCTTGGAATGGGTCTGGAGGATAGAATGAAACAGAAAGCAAAGCTTTTGTCCGGCGGACAGCGGCAGGCTTTGACTCTGTTCATGGCAGTGATGTCCAATCCGAAGCTTTTATTGCTGGATGAGCATACGGCAGCTCTGGATCCCGGTGCCGCCGCAAAGGTACTGGAATTGACCGATTACCTTGCGCAAGAAGAGAAGCTTTGTACCATGATGATCACTCATAACATGAAAGCGGCCTTGGAGCACGGAAACAGAACCATTCTCATGAAGGAAGGCCGAATTGTTATGGATGTATCCGGAGAAGACCGAAAAGAAATGAGCGTGGAAAAGCTTATCGAAAAATTTGAGATCGATAACGACAGGATGCTCTTGTAA
- a CDS encoding ABC transporter permease, with protein sequence MLLTYTAFIGSLEQGMIYAILSLGVFLSFRTLNTPDLTVDGSVVTGAAASAVVCSMGGNPFVGLLSAFVCGCGAGAVTALLNTKLKIQALLAGILVMLGLYSINLRIMGSKPNIALTQSHTLYKSAQELLPEDYSALIVGAGILAIIIGLFYFFLKTRLGFALRATGDNEEMVRAYAINSDGMKILGLALSNGFVALAGGMLAQYQSFADVTMGTGMVVIGLASVIIGEAIFGTKSLLRRLIAVSLGAIAYRLIIAQALAFGLPTSDLKLVSAVIVAGALSIGTVSENFPFKSLLVKKEAQ encoded by the coding sequence ATGCTATTAACATATACAGCATTCATTGGATCCCTGGAGCAGGGAATGATCTATGCAATATTGTCTTTGGGGGTCTTTCTCTCCTTTAGAACACTGAACACCCCCGATTTAACAGTGGACGGCAGCGTCGTAACCGGTGCTGCCGCCTCGGCTGTTGTTTGCAGCATGGGAGGCAATCCGTTCGTAGGATTGCTGTCAGCCTTTGTTTGCGGCTGCGGAGCCGGAGCGGTTACCGCATTATTGAACACAAAATTAAAAATACAAGCACTTTTAGCAGGTATTCTTGTCATGCTCGGATTGTATTCCATCAATCTGAGAATTATGGGAAGCAAGCCCAACATTGCTTTGACTCAAAGTCATACATTATATAAATCTGCACAAGAGCTTCTGCCGGAAGATTATTCGGCTTTAATTGTAGGGGCAGGAATACTGGCTATAATTATTGGGTTATTTTATTTTTTCTTAAAAACACGGCTTGGATTTGCACTTCGAGCCACCGGTGACAACGAAGAAATGGTAAGGGCCTATGCGATTAACAGCGATGGAATGAAGATATTGGGACTGGCTCTTTCCAATGGATTTGTAGCTCTTGCAGGGGGTATGCTGGCACAGTACCAGTCCTTTGCCGACGTGACCATGGGAACCGGTATGGTGGTCATAGGCCTTGCTTCGGTCATCATAGGCGAGGCCATTTTCGGAACGAAATCCTTACTGCGAAGATTGATTGCCGTTTCCTTAGGTGCGATCGCATATCGGCTTATCATTGCGCAGGCATTAGCATTTGGACTTCCGACAAGCGATTTAAAGCTGGTATCTGCCGTTATAGTGGCAGGAGCCCTGTCAATCGGTACAGTCAGTGAAAATTTTCCGTTCAAGTCGCTGCTGGTGAAAAAGGAGGCTCAATAA
- a CDS encoding ABC transporter substrate-binding protein: MKKRTVTGLLILVLAVAAAFSGCGSDSSTEKKSSEKSDLPTIGIVQIVEHPSLDTIRENIIAQLKEEGFEDGKTVTIDYKNAQNDTNNLKTICQSFAAKDYDLIIAIATPSAQAALGETTDIPIIFSAVTDPVGAKLVSSLENPGGNITGTSDVVSATKIMDLALQITPDIKKIGAIYSTGEINSVSVIKELKEYAKTKGIEVVDATIMNSSEIQQAAQSLVGKVDAVISPIDNTVASAMPTIVDVLNKAKLPYYVAADSMVADGGLATDGVNYVELGKKTGTMAAEVLNGADTATMPVQVMTKTQIYINKKTADEIGVKIPAGILEKATDLSE; the protein is encoded by the coding sequence ATGAAAAAGAGAACAGTAACAGGGTTATTAATTTTAGTATTAGCGGTAGCGGCTGCATTTTCCGGATGCGGCAGTGACAGCAGCACCGAGAAAAAGAGCAGTGAAAAATCCGATCTGCCAACGATAGGCATCGTACAGATCGTAGAACATCCTTCTTTAGACACGATTCGTGAGAATATTATTGCACAGCTAAAGGAAGAAGGCTTTGAGGATGGAAAAACGGTTACAATAGACTATAAGAATGCACAAAATGACACAAATAATTTAAAAACCATTTGTCAGTCCTTTGCGGCAAAGGATTATGATTTGATTATTGCCATTGCCACGCCGTCCGCACAGGCGGCGTTAGGAGAAACGACGGATATTCCTATTATATTCTCCGCCGTAACGGATCCGGTAGGTGCCAAGTTAGTATCCAGTCTGGAAAATCCCGGCGGAAACATCACAGGAACCTCCGATGTTGTTTCCGCCACAAAGATCATGGATTTAGCTCTTCAAATTACCCCGGATATTAAAAAGATCGGTGCCATCTATAGCACGGGCGAAATCAACTCAGTATCGGTTATCAAAGAGTTGAAAGAATATGCGAAAACCAAAGGAATTGAAGTAGTTGATGCGACTATTATGAACAGCAGTGAGATACAACAGGCGGCTCAATCCTTAGTAGGCAAGGTGGATGCGGTCATCTCCCCGATTGATAACACGGTTGCATCCGCCATGCCAACGATTGTAGATGTTTTGAATAAAGCAAAGCTACCTTACTATGTGGCTGCAGATTCCATGGTAGCAGACGGAGGATTGGCAACCGACGGTGTAAATTATGTGGAGCTGGGCAAGAAAACAGGTACGATGGCTGCAGAAGTGCTAAACGGAGCTGATACAGCAACGATGCCGGTACAGGTGATGACCAAAACGCAAATTTACATTAACAAGAAAACAGCCGACGAAATCGGAGTTAAAATTCCTGCTGGCATTTTAGAAAAAGCAACGGATTTATCTGAATAA
- a CDS encoding GntR family transcriptional regulator yields MNIIISNSNSQPIYEQIVHQIKNQILTKDLVAGDALPSMRLLAKELKISVITTKRAYEELEKEGFIESYTGKGSFVKAQNEQQLREQHIHEINIKLQEIIELAHISHIEISDVIDQLKHLQKGE; encoded by the coding sequence ATGAACATCATTATAAGTAATTCAAACAGTCAGCCGATTTATGAGCAAATCGTCCACCAGATTAAAAATCAGATTCTTACAAAAGATCTGGTTGCGGGAGACGCATTACCATCCATGCGCCTTCTTGCCAAAGAATTAAAAATCAGTGTCATAACCACAAAGCGAGCTTATGAAGAACTGGAAAAGGAAGGATTTATTGAATCTTATACCGGTAAAGGCAGTTTTGTAAAAGCACAAAATGAGCAGCAGCTCAGAGAACAACACATACATGAAATCAACATAAAACTTCAGGAAATCATTGAACTGGCTCATATATCTCATATTGAAATATCCGATGTCATCGACCAGCTCAAACACCTGCAAAAGGGGGAATAA
- a CDS encoding ABC transporter ATP-binding protein, with the protein MDYAINAVNVTKKYKGFTLDHVSLQLPKGSIMGLIGENGAGKTTLIKLILGLQTSQKDTASDKKSGSRITILNHELQSFPTAAREQIGVVLDDCCFPDTLNLVQINKIMQNIYKNWNPGCFNRYGELFNLPAKKAIKDYSKGMKMKLSIAAALSHHAKLLILDEPTAGLDPVVRDEILDVFMDFIQDEEHSILISSHITSDLEKICDYITFINDGRIILSDVKDDILSNYGILKCTQEEFQKIAPEAVHGYKRNSFGVTALVERQKVKGPFIIDPASLEEILLYNVRGK; encoded by the coding sequence ATGGATTACGCCATCAATGCCGTAAATGTCACTAAAAAATACAAGGGATTTACTCTGGATCATGTGAGCCTCCAGCTTCCAAAAGGAAGTATTATGGGGCTTATAGGAGAAAATGGAGCCGGTAAAACGACCTTAATCAAGCTGATCCTGGGGCTTCAAACATCGCAAAAGGATACAGCCTCTGATAAAAAGAGCGGTAGCCGTATCACCATTTTAAATCATGAGCTTCAAAGTTTTCCGACGGCTGCCAGAGAACAAATCGGAGTCGTCTTAGATGATTGCTGCTTCCCGGATACCCTTAATCTGGTTCAAATTAATAAAATTATGCAGAACATATATAAAAACTGGAATCCCGGCTGCTTTAACCGTTATGGGGAGCTTTTTAACCTTCCTGCAAAAAAGGCAATTAAAGATTATTCCAAGGGAATGAAAATGAAGCTTTCCATCGCCGCAGCTCTATCCCACCATGCAAAGCTTCTGATTTTAGATGAACCTACTGCCGGTCTGGATCCGGTGGTTCGAGATGAGATTTTAGATGTTTTCATGGATTTCATTCAAGACGAGGAACATTCCATATTAATTTCTTCTCATATTACCAGTGACTTGGAAAAAATTTGCGACTATATTACATTTATAAACGACGGGCGCATTATATTAAGTGATGTCAAGGATGATATCTTATCAAACTACGGGATTTTGAAGTGCACTCAAGAAGAATTTCAAAAAATAGCGCCGGAGGCCGTTCACGGGTACAAGCGGAACAGTTTTGGCGTGACGGCGCTCGTTGAAAGGCAAAAGGTCAAAGGCCCTTTTATCATAGATCCTGCCAGCCTTGAAGAAATTTTACTTTATAATGTGAGGGGGAAATAA
- a CDS encoding ABC-2 transporter permease: MRGIILKDLLSLKKQFIPMFLFFGIYIFIAIMTKDSSFLTGVLMIFCAMLPITALSFDERSGFSKYALTMPISRSMLVISKYLVTVILISCGGVISLLFSLFIGSASFMESVWSVVIIMLLGSLMVSVSLPPIFKYGVEKGRFIVIGSIMVLGFFGGAAAMSVSKGKLSTTLDKYGILWGAKMDAFFNSGLSLISLLAVSVVILLISLSISLVIYRKKDF; encoded by the coding sequence ATGAGAGGTATTATTTTAAAAGATTTGTTAAGTCTAAAGAAACAATTCATACCCATGTTCCTATTTTTCGGTATATACATTTTTATCGCTATCATGACGAAAGACAGTAGCTTTTTAACAGGAGTTCTTATGATTTTCTGTGCTATGCTGCCGATCACCGCTCTGTCCTTTGACGAACGGTCAGGATTTTCTAAATATGCGCTGACTATGCCCATCTCCCGAAGCATGTTGGTCATCAGCAAGTATCTGGTGACCGTTATCCTGATAAGCTGTGGGGGCGTTATATCCTTACTCTTTTCCTTGTTCATCGGCTCCGCTTCTTTTATGGAAAGCGTGTGGAGCGTTGTTATCATCATGCTGCTCGGCAGTCTGATGGTTTCTGTTTCACTGCCGCCCATATTTAAATATGGGGTGGAAAAAGGCCGCTTTATAGTAATAGGGAGCATTATGGTTCTGGGTTTTTTCGGAGGTGCTGCTGCCATGAGCGTCAGCAAAGGAAAATTATCTACGACGCTGGATAAATACGGGATCCTGTGGGGAGCTAAAATGGATGCTTTCTTTAACAGCGGTTTATCTCTCATCAGTCTGTTGGCAGTCAGTGTTGTCATATTGCTCATTTCCTTGAGCATATCCTTAGTTATCTATCGAAAAAAAGATTTTTAG
- a CDS encoding Gx transporter family protein yields the protein MTQFQTNREKTRRLAVGAVMASLGLIFSYIEVLLPFSVGIPGVKLGIANLVVVIALYTLGGKMAFSINGIRILAAGLLFNGVFGALYSLAGACMSFFVMLALKKTNLFSIVGVSMAGGVAHNVGQLLVAAVLISNLKIFVYFPVLLFSGMLTGIFIGILSSLILSKVRLKDSAKNLFFDR from the coding sequence ATGACGCAGTTTCAAACTAACAGAGAGAAAACTCGGCGGCTGGCTGTGGGTGCGGTAATGGCTTCTCTGGGGCTTATTTTTTCTTATATTGAAGTTCTCCTCCCTTTTTCGGTGGGGATACCGGGTGTGAAGCTGGGGATTGCCAATTTAGTAGTGGTTATAGCACTTTACACTTTAGGCGGCAAGATGGCCTTTTCTATAAATGGGATACGAATTCTTGCAGCCGGACTGCTTTTTAACGGTGTTTTTGGAGCTCTATATTCTCTGGCCGGAGCTTGTATGAGTTTTTTTGTAATGCTTGCCTTGAAAAAAACCAATTTGTTCAGCATCGTTGGCGTGAGCATGGCAGGAGGTGTCGCCCACAATGTGGGGCAGCTTTTGGTTGCAGCCGTTCTTATCTCCAATTTAAAAATATTTGTATATTTTCCGGTGCTGCTTTTCTCTGGAATGCTCACAGGAATTTTTATAGGAATCTTGTCTTCTCTCATTCTCAGCAAGGTGAGACTAAAGGATTCTGCTAAAAATCTTTTTTTCGATAGATAA
- a CDS encoding NusG domain II-containing protein, producing MIKRADIILAVILILLGGLVSYVAAQGDSRGDMVLITVDGKEYGRYSLSENRDIVVKQNGHMNKILIREGMVSMGAADCSNQICVNTGTIEKTSQSIICLPNKVVVQIIGKEEAGYDAVSN from the coding sequence ATGATAAAGAGAGCGGACATTATTTTAGCGGTAATACTGATTCTGTTGGGGGGGCTGGTTTCCTACGTGGCGGCACAGGGAGACAGCCGGGGAGATATGGTTTTGATTACAGTGGACGGAAAGGAATACGGCAGGTACTCCTTGTCAGAAAATAGAGATATTGTTGTGAAGCAGAACGGTCATATGAATAAAATTCTCATAAGAGAGGGTATGGTTTCCATGGGCGCCGCGGATTGTTCCAATCAGATTTGTGTAAATACGGGAACCATTGAAAAGACTTCTCAAAGTATTATATGTCTTCCTAACAAGGTTGTGGTACAGATCATAGGAAAAGAGGAGGCAGGGTATGACGCAGTTTCAAACTAA